TCGATCGCGAAGGCGCTGGGGTCCGCGGTCGACGGCGTCGTCGTCACATCCACGAAGTCGATGACAGGTCACCTGCTCGGCGGCGCCGGGGCGCTGGAGACGTTCGCGACCGTCATGGCGCTGCGCGACCGCGTCGTGCCACCGACGATCAACATCGAGAACCTCGAGCCGGACCTGCCGATCGACATCGCCGTCAACGAGACCCGCCCGCTGGGTGACGGTGCGCTGGCCGCGGTGAACAACTCGTTCGGCTTCGGCGGCTCGAACGTCGCCGTCGCGGTGACGAACGAGAACGTCACCGCCTAAGGTCTCAGACCACCTGGTGCAGCCAACGGACCGGCGCGTCCTCCGTCGCGTGACGGAACACGTCGAGCTCCTCGTCCCACGGCACGCCCAGCAGCTTCTCCAGCGCCTTGTGGATCGGCTCCCCGCCGAGGGCATCGTTCGCGACGGCGTGACGGAGCCGGTCCTCCGGCACCAGGATGTCGCCGTAGGTGCCGACGACCGCGGTGAAGGAGCCCAGGTCGGGCGTGTAGGAGTAGCGCTGCCCGTCGGAGGCCGACGTCGGCTCCTCGGTGACCTCGAAGCGCAGCTGCATGAGTCGGGCCAGGGCGGACGACAGGGCGGCACCGGTGCCGACGGGGCCCGTCCACGACCATTCGCCACGCTTGGCTCCTGGTTCGGCGGGCTGCGTCGTCCAGGTCACCTGGACCCTGTTTCCGAGCACCGACCCGATCGCCCATTCGATGTGCGGGCACAGCGCCGCCGACGCGGAGTGGATGAGGATCATCCCACGCGCCGTGTGGTGGCTGTTCGTCGAAACGCGAGCAGTCATCTTGGGTACCTCCTGGTCGGCCTGATTGCCTTCCCCTGCGATCATCCGGCCGGAAGCTGCCCCCAATTGTGCACCCGGGCCCGATACGCGCAACGCCCCCTTTGCCTGACCCCCGCGGAGCCGGTAGACATGCCTCATGACGAACCCCCGCAGCCTCGAGACGGTCCTCCACTACCCCGACGCGATCAGCCAGGTATCCGCCGACGGGGGCGACGTCTACTGGCTCGCCGCGATCGCCGCCGAGGACGGCCGGATCACCGTCCGGAGGCTCCGCGACGGCGAGGTCACGGACCTGACGCCCGAGGCCTCGGTGCGTTCGCGGGCGATGGAGTACGGCGGCGGCGCCAACAGCGTCGACGCGGGCGTCCTCGCCTGGTGCGACGACCGGACCCGGCAGGTGTGGGTCGCCGACGACTCCGGTCGCCGTCCGCTCACCCCTGAACAGGCCCGTTTCATCTACGGCGGCCTCGTCCTGAGCGTCGCTGACGGCGTGCTGCTCGCGGTCCGTGAGGATCACGACGCCGCCCCGGAACCCCGCACCGAGATCGTGGCGCTGAGCCTCACCGGGGACAATGCCGACGGCGGCCGCGTCATCGCGACGGGGGCCGACTTCTACGCGGGCATCGCCGTGCAGGCCGGGCGGCTGGCGTGGTTCCAGTGGAACCATCCGCAGATGAGCTGGGATGAGGCCTCCGTCTGGACGGCGACGCTGGCGGACCCGACCGACGCGGCCCCCGTCGTAGCGAAGCCCGAGGTGGCGGCCAACGGCTCCGTCTGGCTGCCGGACGGCCGTCTCGCCTACGTCTCCGACGAGAGCGGATTCTGGAACTGGCGGCTTGCCGGCGGGCACAGCTGGGCCATCGACCACGACGCGGCCGGCCCTCTGTGGGTGCTCGACCGCGTGGTCGCCACCGCCGTGGGCGGCACGTCGCTGGCCTCTGTCGTCTACCGGGACGGACGCGGCGCCGTCGAGGTCTGGAACTGGGCCACCGGCGCGATCACGCGGCCACTGCCCGGCACCTCCGACATCGACTCGCTGGCCTGGGCCGACGGCGTGCTGTACGCCGTCGCGCAGTGGCCCGATCGCGCCGCCACCCTAGTGGCGATCGACACCAGCGGCGCCGTCACGACCCTCGCCGGCCCGGCCGAGGGCGATCCTGAGGCCGTGGCGCCCGAGGCGGTCTGGACGTCGACCGACGCAGGTCCGATCCACAGCTGGCTGTACCGTCCGGCCGCGGAGAACCCGCCCCTGCTCGTGATGACGCACGGCGGGCCCACATCGATGGCGACGTCGTCCTATGACGAGACCCGCCAGTTCTGGGTGTCGCGCGGCTTCGCCGTCCTCGACGTCAACTACGGCGGCTCCACCGGCTTCGGCCGCGCCTACCGCAACCGGCTCCGTGGCGTGTGGGGCATTCTCGACGTGACCGATGTGGCTGCGGCTGTCCGCGACGTCACCGGACGCGGGCTGGCGGACCCCGTGCGGGTTTCCATCACGGGAGGCAGCGCCGGAGGATTCACGACGCTGGGTTCCCTGGTCGGCACCGACCTGTACGCCGCCGGCATCAGCCGGTACGGGATCGGCGACCTGACGACGCTTGCCACCGACACGCACAAGGCCGAGTCCCGGTACTGCGACGGGCTGGTGGCGCCGTGGCCCGAGGGCCGCGACGTCTACGTGGAGCGCTCCCCCATCCAGCACCTCGACACGCTGACGACGCCGATGCTGATCTTGCAGGGCACCGAAGACAAGGTGGTGCCGCCGGCGCAGGCGGTGCAGATGGCCGACGCCGTCCGCGCGGCGGGCAGGCCTGTCGCGCTGGTGATGCTCGAGGGCGAGGGCCACGGCTTCCGGGCGTGGGCGACGCGGCGCACCGCGCTGGAGGCGCAGGTGTCGTTCCTGGAACAGGTCCTGGGCCTACCGCACAGCGACGACGTGCCACTGCTGGCGATCGAGAACCTGCCGACGCCGGTCGTCGAAGTCGAGCCGGTCGCCGAGCCGGACCCCGAGACCGGGCCGGTAGCCGACTGACCCGTCAGGGCTGAGCGGGTCGGGGCCCGAAGATCGCGGTACCGATCCGCACACACGTCGACCCGTGGGCAACGGCGAGGCGGAAGTCGCCCGACATGCCCATGCTGAGCTCGTCCCAGCCGCCGCCGAAGCGGTTCTGGAGCCGGTCCCTGGCAGCTGCGAGCGCCGCGAAACAGGCGCCGACGGCGTCGGCATCGGGACTGTTGACGGCGAGCGTCATGAGCCCGCGCGGCTCGAGCGCGTCGAAGGCGGCCAACTGCTCGGCGAAACCAACCACGTCGTCGGGGGTGATCCCCGATTTCGCCTCCTCGCCGGAGGTGTTGACCTGCACGAGCACCGGCAGCCTCCGCCCCAGCGCCTTGAGGCGTCGCTGCAGCGCGCCCGCGAGCCGCAGCGAGTCGAGCGACTGCAGTTCAGCGGCGTGCTGCGCGATCAGGCCCGCCTTGTTGGACTGGACCTGGCCGATCGCCACGAACTGGAACGGCTCGCCCAGCTCGCCCGCCTTCGCCGCGAGTTCCTGGGGGCGGTTCTCGCCGAAGCGGAGGTAGCCCAGCGTGGCGGCCTCGCGGATCGCGTCGATGGGGTGGAACTTGGAGACGGGCAGCAGCGACACCCCGGCCGGGTCGCGGCCGGCGTCACGGCAGGCGGTGTCGATCTGCTCCCGGACCCGCCGCAGGTTCTCGGCGACGCTCACGGCCAGCGTGCCCCGAGCGAGATCACGCCCAGCGCCGCCAGCACGGCGAAGATGAGGGCAAGGCCCGCGTACCGGTCGGTGACCTCGGCGGGCACCTTCTCGGTACCGACGGAGGCGCGGATGGCCTCGTAGACCTCGCTCAGCTGCGAGGCCGAGTCGGCCGAGTACTTCTTGCCGCCCGACAGCTTCGCGATCTCGCTCAACTCGTAGTGGTCGACGGCGACCCGCTGCCGTTGGCCGTCCTGCTCGACGAAGCCGTTGTCGGTGCCGAACGCGATCGTGTAGACGGGCACGCCCGCCTCCTTCGCCGAGGTGGCTGCGCCGGCCGAGGCGCGACCGACGTTGGTGGCGCCGTCGGAGAGGAGCACGATGGCGGCCGGCGGCGTCTCGTCGGGGTTGTCGGGGTCCGGTGGCACAAGCTTCAGCGCGTCGAGACTCTTGTAGATGCCCTCGCCGACAGCCGTCGACGGCGCCAGCACCAGTGCGTCGATGGCCCGGTCGAGCACGCCGCGGTCGGTGGTCGGCGCGACGTTGACGGCCGGCGTGCCGGCGAACGTGACGAGCGCCACGTTGAACCGCTCGGGCAGCGAGCCGATGAACGCCTTCGCGGCCGCCTGCGCCGCGCGGATCCGGTTCGGGTCGACGTCCTCGGCCTCCATGGACCAGGACACGTCCAGCGCGACGACGATGGTCGCCCGGTCGCGGGGCTTGTCGACGTAGTCACGTGGGATGGCCCACGCCACGATCAGCGAGGCGAGCGACAGCATCGCCAGCAGGACGGCGCCGTTGCGTTTCCAGGCCGCGTCCTTCGGCACCACCACGCGCAGCCGGTGGCTGACCTGCGTCTTCGAGCCCCGGTTGGACAGCAGCACGTACAGCACCCCGATGACGGGGATGATCAGCAACGCCCACAGGCGGCCGGGCATCAGGAACTCCATGCCGAGGAAGGTCATCGCGGCCACCTCGCTGCCATGAAGACGGCGCCGAGCGCGGCGACGACCGCGAAGGCGAGCGCCACCGCGGCGTACGTGGCGGTGATGGGCTTGGAGACGTCCTCG
The DNA window shown above is from Tessaracoccus defluvii and carries:
- a CDS encoding DUF3145 domain-containing protein, with the translated sequence MTARVSTNSHHTARGMILIHSASAALCPHIEWAIGSVLGNRVQVTWTTQPAEPGAKRGEWSWTGPVGTGAALSSALARLMQLRFEVTEEPTSASDGQRYSYTPDLGSFTAVVGTYGDILVPEDRLRHAVANDALGGEPIHKALEKLLGVPWDEELDVFRHATEDAPVRWLHQVV
- a CDS encoding alpha/beta hydrolase family protein, whose amino-acid sequence is MTNPRSLETVLHYPDAISQVSADGGDVYWLAAIAAEDGRITVRRLRDGEVTDLTPEASVRSRAMEYGGGANSVDAGVLAWCDDRTRQVWVADDSGRRPLTPEQARFIYGGLVLSVADGVLLAVREDHDAAPEPRTEIVALSLTGDNADGGRVIATGADFYAGIAVQAGRLAWFQWNHPQMSWDEASVWTATLADPTDAAPVVAKPEVAANGSVWLPDGRLAYVSDESGFWNWRLAGGHSWAIDHDAAGPLWVLDRVVATAVGGTSLASVVYRDGRGAVEVWNWATGAITRPLPGTSDIDSLAWADGVLYAVAQWPDRAATLVAIDTSGAVTTLAGPAEGDPEAVAPEAVWTSTDAGPIHSWLYRPAAENPPLLVMTHGGPTSMATSSYDETRQFWVSRGFAVLDVNYGGSTGFGRAYRNRLRGVWGILDVTDVAAAVRDVTGRGLADPVRVSITGGSAGGFTTLGSLVGTDLYAAGISRYGIGDLTTLATDTHKAESRYCDGLVAPWPEGRDVYVERSPIQHLDTLTTPMLILQGTEDKVVPPAQAVQMADAVRAAGRPVALVMLEGEGHGFRAWATRRTALEAQVSFLEQVLGLPHSDDVPLLAIENLPTPVVEVEPVAEPDPETGPVAD
- a CDS encoding YggS family pyridoxal phosphate-dependent enzyme, whose translation is MSVAENLRRVREQIDTACRDAGRDPAGVSLLPVSKFHPIDAIREAATLGYLRFGENRPQELAAKAGELGEPFQFVAIGQVQSNKAGLIAQHAAELQSLDSLRLAGALQRRLKALGRRLPVLVQVNTSGEEAKSGITPDDVVGFAEQLAAFDALEPRGLMTLAVNSPDADAVGACFAALAAARDRLQNRFGGGWDELSMGMSGDFRLAVAHGSTCVRIGTAIFGPRPAQP
- a CDS encoding VWA domain-containing protein, with the protein product MAAMTFLGMEFLMPGRLWALLIIPVIGVLYVLLSNRGSKTQVSHRLRVVVPKDAAWKRNGAVLLAMLSLASLIVAWAIPRDYVDKPRDRATIVVALDVSWSMEAEDVDPNRIRAAQAAAKAFIGSLPERFNVALVTFAGTPAVNVAPTTDRGVLDRAIDALVLAPSTAVGEGIYKSLDALKLVPPDPDNPDETPPAAIVLLSDGATNVGRASAGAATSAKEAGVPVYTIAFGTDNGFVEQDGQRQRVAVDHYELSEIAKLSGGKKYSADSASQLSEVYEAIRASVGTEKVPAEVTDRYAGLALIFAVLAALGVISLGARWP